The genomic window GTAGCGCAGTGTCAGCGGTGATTTCTCTTTTGCCGTGAATAACTTGACTAACACGATTTGCCGGTACATTAATATCTTTTGATAGCTGACTCTGGGTAATGTTCATTGGTCTAAGAAATTCTTCTAATAGTACGTCACCCGGTGTAATTGGAGATAATTTTTTGGTCATTATTTTACCCCTTATGATAATCAACAATCTCTACTTCTATGACGTTTTCATCCTTCCATACGAAACAAATACGCCATTGATTATTAATTCTGATGCTATGTTGACCTTTTCTATTGCCTTTCAATTGTTCAAGTCGATTTCCCGGAGGAACCCGCAAACTGTTTAATGAAACGGTCGCATTTAGAACCTCAAGCTTTATTCGTGCAATTTTGGAAATGCTTCTGAATCTTTTGACATCTAAATCATTAAAAAGATTTTCCGTTTCCTTGCATTTAAAAGTTTTTATCATATTTATATATATGACGTCTTACGTCATTCGTCAAGCTAAATTTTCATATAATACAGAATG from Thermodesulfobacteriota bacterium includes these protein-coding regions:
- a CDS encoding HigA family addiction module antitoxin, whose product is MTKKLSPITPGDVLLEEFLRPMNITQSQLSKDINVPANRVSQVIHGKREITADTALRLGKYFGIEPEFWLNLQVRYNMKIARSKVGKKIEKEVKVYFPRAEVSNQVNA
- a CDS encoding type II toxin-antitoxin system RelE/ParE family toxin; its protein translation is MIKTFKCKETENLFNDLDVKRFRSISKIARIKLEVLNATVSLNSLRVPPGNRLEQLKGNRKGQHSIRINNQWRICFVWKDENVIEVEIVDYHKG